The nucleotide sequence GTAGCCGTTGCGCGCCGCGGCATTGTCCGGGTCGAGCTGGAGCGCGCGCTTGAACGCTGCCGCGGCGGCGCGCCGGCGACCGTTCGCGAGGAGCGCTTCCCCCAGCAAGGTGTGCGCGCGCGCGTTGCCGGGCGCTAGCCGCACCGCGCGCTTCAAGTGCGACACCGCGCTCGCGGTACGCCCCTGGCCGAGGGCGATTTCGCCCAACCCGATGACGGCGTCGGCGTTGTCCGGGTCCGCGTCGAGCGCCCGCTTGAAGAAACTCGCCGCTCCGAGCACGTTGCCGTCGCG is from Deltaproteobacteria bacterium and encodes:
- a CDS encoding tetratricopeptide repeat protein is translated as MLGAASFFKRALDADPDNADAVIGLGEIALGQGRTASAVSHLKRAVRLAPGNARAHTLLGEALLANGRRRAAAAAFKRALQLDPDNAAARNGYNEATGADDSGADDSD